In Methanomicrobia archaeon, the following are encoded in one genomic region:
- the tfb gene encoding transcription initiation factor IIB (stabilizes TBP binding to an archaeal box-A promoter; responsible for recruiting RNA polymerase II to the pre-initiation complex), whose product MHEEEPEGNVEEAFGRSDMDRERLQRLSERQRRKRLSRTIGKQRLVAQAEIDRLSALLAIPEETREGSLAIYRQAWENDLIHGRSIEKILAASIYMACRKTKEPKTLDEIENATKVGRKDIIKTCKLLAKRLGMRLAPASPEEYVRSFCAKLNLKQPVEDRALEIINEALRRDITSGRGPTGIAASAIYIAAILCDDRKTQKDVAEVTGVTEVTLRVRYKELARELGIKVE is encoded by the coding sequence ATGCATGAAGAGGAGCCAGAGGGAAACGTTGAAGAGGCCTTTGGGCGATCCGATATGGATAGGGAGCGTTTACAGCGACTCAGTGAGCGTCAACGTCGGAAAAGATTGAGCAGGACGATTGGGAAGCAGCGTTTGGTTGCTCAAGCTGAGATAGACCGATTATCCGCGCTGCTTGCTATACCTGAAGAGACGAGAGAGGGCAGCTTGGCGATATACCGACAAGCTTGGGAGAATGATTTGATTCATGGGCGTTCAATAGAGAAGATATTGGCTGCATCTATTTACATGGCGTGCCGTAAAACGAAGGAGCCGAAAACGCTTGATGAGATAGAAAATGCAACGAAGGTGGGGCGAAAGGATATAATAAAGACCTGCAAGTTATTGGCAAAGCGGCTTGGCATGCGGCTCGCTCCAGCATCTCCGGAGGAGTATGTGCGCAGCTTTTGCGCTAAATTGAATTTGAAGCAACCCGTCGAGGATCGCGCTCTGGAGATAATAAATGAAGCGCTGAGGCGGGATATAACAAGCGGAAGAGGTCCTACGGGCATAGCCGCGTCGGCGATCTACATAGCCGCTATCCTGTGTGACGATCGGAAGACGCAAAAGGATGTTGCAGAAGTGACCGGTGTTACGGAAGTAACGCTACGTGTGCGGTACAAAGAGTTGGCGCGGGAATTGGGCATAAAAGTGGAGTAG